In the genome of Meles meles chromosome 4, mMelMel3.1 paternal haplotype, whole genome shotgun sequence, one region contains:
- the GCSAM gene encoding germinal center-associated signaling and motility protein, whose amino-acid sequence MGNALLRENRGQQNTQEIPCAPKNQSFRERTPRCWDCYVAQGCFCFPWKKVRSCKAKPDSSEENKRMSSAPMQDSADQSSSEDLCYTLISHSVLGRKPSRISAEGCYENVFPKTEKPRNYLRETETSYALLRVYSSPSNLSSPEDEYELP is encoded by the exons ATGGGGAACGCTCTGCTGAGGGAAAACAG GGGGCAGCAGAACACTCAAGAAATACCCTGTGCTCCGAAAAATCAAAGCTTCAGAGAGAGGACACCCAG ATGCTGGGACTGCTATGTTGCCCAAGGGTGTTTCTGCTTTCCATG gaaaaaagtaCGCAGTTGTAAAGCAAAGCCAGATTCCTCAGAGGAGA ataaAAGAATGTCATCTGCTCCTATGCAG GACAGTGCTGACCAGAGCTCCTCGGAGGATCTCTGCTACACCCTCATTAGTCACAGCGTCCTTGGGAGAAAGCCATCAAGGATCTCTGCCGAGGGGTGCTATGAGAATGTTTTCCCTAAGACCGAGAAACCCAGGAATTACTTGAGAGAAACTGAGACTTCATATGCACTTCTCCGGGTGTATTCCTCTCCAAGCAATTTGTCTTCCCCAGAAGATGAATATGAACTTCCCTAG